In Mus musculus strain C57BL/6J chromosome 10 genomic patch of type FIX, GRCm38.p6 PATCHES MG4138_PATCH, the following proteins share a genomic window:
- the Nup43 gene encoding nucleoporin Nup43, which produces MEEIYAKFVSQKISKTRWRPVPSGSLQTTETFATGSWDNEENCVSLWSIGDFGNLDSDGGFEGDHQLLCDIRHHGDVMDLQFFDQERIVAASSTGCVTVFLHHPNNQTLSVNQQWPAAHYHTGPSSPSYSSAPCTGIVCDNPEIVTVGEDGRINLFRVDHKEAVRTIDNADSSTLHAVTFLRTPEIVTVNSIGQLKIWDFRQQGSEPCQILSLTGDRVPLHCVDRHPDQQHVVATGGQDGMLSIWDVRQGTMPVSLLKAHEAEMWEVHFHPSNPDHLFTCSEDGSLWHWDASTDAPEKSSLFHQGGRSSTFLSHSLSNQAGVHQSLVSSWLSTDPAKDRIEITSLLPSRTLSVNSLDVLGPCLVCGTDAEAIYVTRQLFS; this is translated from the exons ATGGAGGAAATTTATGCTAAGTTCGTGTCTCAGAAAATTAGCAAAACCCGCTGGCGGCCAGTGCCTTCCGGGAGCCTGCAGACCACAGAGACCTTTGCCACGGGCTCTTGGGACAATGAG GAAAATTGCGTTTCACTGTGGTCTATTGGAGATTTTGGAAACTTGGATTCTGACGGAGGGTTTGAAGGAGACCATCAGTTACTGTGCGATATTAGACATCATGGGGATGTCATGGATTTACAG ttttttgacCAGGAAAGAATTGTAGCTGCTTCGTCAACAGGCTGTGTAACAGTTTTTCTTCACCATCCAAATAACCAG ACCCTGTCCGTCAATCAGCAGTGGCCTGCAGCTCATTACCATACAGGTCCCAGCAGTCCCTCCTATAGCAGTGCACCATGTACAGGAATTGTGTGTGACAACCCAGAAATTGTTACAGTTGGAGAGGATGGCCGAATAAATCTCTTCAGAGTTGATCACAAGGAGGCTGTCAGAACTATAG ATAATGCAGACAGCAGTACACTCCATGCCGTAACCTTCCTTCGAACTCCTGAGATTGTTACAGTAAATTCAATTGGACAGTTAAAAATATGGGATTTCAGACAACAAGGAAGTGAACCCTGTCAGATACTATCACT GACTGGTGACCGAGTGCCACTCCACTGTGTTGACAGACATCCAGACCAGCAGCATGTTGTAGCTACCGGTGGCCAGGATGGAATGTTGAGTATTTGGGATGTCAGACAAGGTACCATGCCTGTGTCATTACTGAAGGCTCATGAGGCTGAAA TGTGGGAGGTTCACTTCCACCCGTCCAACCCAGATCACCTGTTCACTTGTTCTGAAGATGGATCTCTCTGGCATTGGGATGCCTCCACAGATGCACCTGAAAAGTCTTCTCTCTTTCACCAAG GAGGAAGAAGTAGTACTTTCCTGTCACATAGCTTAAGTAACCAGGCCGGTGTTCACCAGTCTCTAGTAAGTTCCTGGCTCAGCACAGACCCTGCCAAAGACCGAATTGAAATCACAAGCTTGCTTCCCAGCAGGACTCTGTCTGTAAACAGTTTGGATGTTTTAGGTCCCTGTCTTGTTTgtggaactgatgcagaagccatttATGTTACCAGACAACTATTTTCATGA